The following are from one region of the Plodia interpunctella isolate USDA-ARS_2022_Savannah chromosome 25, ilPloInte3.2, whole genome shotgun sequence genome:
- the LOC128680744 gene encoding uncharacterized protein LOC128680744 has product MNGKCLIIFYIIFYISRANSRLINPIIESDDESNSYDFSYDSDDFPTVRSSFAKTVTKFSCMADIDDAELLLYGTKAWRFPEQDINLTLTYPPEAKIGNDDYLITGFKVLLFVDTVKSKGYINSGGILEDHLSLSFLSPKVNMLSYQFWLYGVPNTQTFHDKSIYIHHDLC; this is encoded by the exons ATGAACGGAAAatgtctaataatattttatattattttttatatttcccgCGCAAACAGCCGTTTGATAAATCCTATTATAGAAAGTGATGATGAATCAAATTCCTATGATTTTTCTTATGATAGTGATGATTTTCCTACAGTGAGGTCTAGTTTTGCTAAAACAGTGACAAAGTTTTCGTGTATGGCTGACATTGACg ACGCTGAACTTCTACTATACGGAACCAAAGCATGGAGATTCCCTGAGCAGGACATCAATCTGACCTTGACTTATCCACCAGAA GCAAAAATTGGAAATGATGACTATCTGATAACTGGGTTCAAAGTGCTTCTCTTCGTGGATACAGTGAAGAGTAAGGGATACATCAACAGCGGTGGTATCTTAGAG GATCACCTGAGTCTTTCCTTCCTGTCTCCAAAAGTGAACATGCTCTCCTACCAATTCTGGCTGTACGGCGTACCGAACACACAAACATTTCATGACAAATCTATATACATTCATCATGATTTGTGctaa
- the LOC128680747 gene encoding probable salivary secreted peptide produces the protein MRALTFISLLCFIAAVSCQSHDLVIGKPGFGDVIIYRINEYKYGFPFIVRSSTIEYPEPGHYNLAYISSIYVKDNEYDGSGGYPTISAGGVGQRFAKIKLKSQRGNGFNFTITIYGRY, from the coding sequence ATGCGCGCTCTGACCTTCATATCCTTACTCTGCTTCATCGCGGCTGTGTCCTGTCAAAGCCATGACCTGGTCATAGGCAAGCCTGGATTTGGTGACGTCATCATCTACAGGATCAACGAGTACAAATATGGCTTCCCATTCATCGTCAGGAGTTCCACCATCGAATACCCAGAGCCAGGGCATTATAATTTAGCCTACATCAGCTCGATATATGTAAAAGACAACGAATACGACGGTTCTGGAGGATACCCCACTATTTCTGCGGGAGGTGTTGGTCAAAGATTCGCGAAGATCAAACTGAAGAGCCAACGCGGAAATGGATTTAATTTCACCATCACGATCTACGGGCGATATTGA